A stretch of the Notamacropus eugenii isolate mMacEug1 chromosome 2, mMacEug1.pri_v2, whole genome shotgun sequence genome encodes the following:
- the LOC140525910 gene encoding antigen peptide transporter 2-like, with product MQFLVLKPWAPILLTDLTLLWLLQKLEFTLFVPGPSGLWLEGAFRMGVLWGVLSLLGGLEEVGELLLTLCLSTPLFLSLRTLVPGALSAPPALLASAPWTWLLVTYVEAVLGWAVWKVLSPSEPLLLAKEKEQGQKNKAMMWRLLRLSWPDFPFLVAAFIFLAIAVTGEMFIPYYTGRVIDILGQDFHPDAFVTAIFFMCFFSFASLFFAGCRGGLFTIVLSRINLRIRRLLFSSLLRQDLSFFQKTKTGELNSCLNSDTILMSRWLPGNANNFIQNLMKVIGQYIFMLNLSPWLTLLSLFEIPLLMAVEKVFNARHQVILRRIQDTVAKARQVVQEAVGSLITVRSFGAEEDEAQLYKEALEHRRKLRWSQDIEYGVYLLFRQGLELGMQILILNCGLRQMLAGKLTTGGLLSFLLYQKDVGRCVKNLLHLCGDTVSKVGAAEKVFQYLDCEPQMRPPGILAPSNLQGLVEFQDVSFAYPTNPKKFVLKGVTFTLHPGKVTALVGPNGAGKSSVATLLQNLYQPTEGCLLLDGEPLFQYQHKYLHSQVSVVGQEPVLFSGSVRDNIAYGVENCGDDEVKAAAQAAHADGFIANMECGLDTVVGEKGSQLSAGQKQCLAIARALVRNPRVLILDEATSALDMECEQALQKCMLQGNRTVLVIAHRLHTVQAADHILVLKQGKLVEQGTHTQLLSQNGLYHHLVHQ from the exons ATGCAGTTCCTTGTCCTGAAGCCCTGGGCTCCCATCCTCCTGACTGATCTGACTTTGCTGTGGTTGTTGCAGAAATTGGAATTCACCCTATTCGTTCCAGGGCCCTCTGGGCTCTGGCTGGAGGGGGCCTTTCGGATGGGGGTTCTGTGGGGAGTTCTAAGTTTATTGGGGGGGCTTGAGGAGGTGGGGGAATTACTGCTTACCTTGTGCCTGAGCACTCCCCTGTTCCTGTCCCTGAGGACCCTGGTTCCAGGGGCTTTGAGTGCCCCACCTGCTCTCCTAGCCTCAGCCCCATGGACCTGGCTGCTGGTGACTTATGTAGAAGCAGTACTTGGTTGGGCTGTGTGGAAGGTGCTGAGCCCATCAGAACCCCTTCTCTTAGCAAAGGAGAAGGAGCAAGGCCAGAAAAACAAAGCCATGATGTGGAGGCTACTGAGACTGTCCTGGCCTGACTTCCCATTCCTTGTTGCTGCTTTCATCTTCTTGGCTATTGCAGTCACAG GTGAGATGTTCATCCCATACTACACTGGTCGAGTGATTGACATCCTGGGACAGGACTTTCACCCTGATGCCTTTGTCACTGCCATCTTCTTCATGTGCTTCTTCTCCTTTGCAAG TTTATTCTTTGCAGGCTGTCGAGGAGGCCTCTTCACCATTGTCCTCTCCCGAATCAACCTTCGCATTCGACGTCTGCTCTTTTCCTCGCTGCTGCGCCAAGACCTTAGCTTCTTCCAGAAGACCAAGACAG gGGAGTTAAACTCATGCTTGAACTCTGACACTATTCTGATGAGTCGCTGGCTCCCTGGCAATGCCAATAATTTCATCCAGAACTTGATGAAGGTCATAGGACAATATATCTTTATGCTCAACCTCTCACCTTGGCTCACCCTTCTCTCCCTGTTTGAGATACCCCTCTTAATGGCTGTTGAGAAGGTCTTTAATGCCCGACATCAG GTAATACTCCGTAGGATACAAGATACAGTGGCAAAGGCAAGGCAGGTAGTACAAGAGGCAGTGGGAAGCTTGATAACTGTGAGGAGTTTTGGGGCAGAGGAGGATGAGGCCCAGCTCTATAAGGAGGCCCTGGAGCATAGACGGAAGCTACGGTGGAGCCAGGACATAGAATATGGAGTGTATCTGCTGTTCAGGCAG GGACTTGAACTAGGGATGCAGATATTGATATTGAATTGTGGGCTAAGGCAGATGCTGGCTGGAAAGCTCACCACAGGAGGCCTCCTCTCCTTCCTACTTTATCAGAAGGATGTTGGGAGATGTGTGAAG AATCTGTTACATCTCTGTGGAGACACAGTGAGCAAAGTTGGAGCTGCAGAGAAGGTGTTCCAGTACCTGGACTGTGAGCCACAGATGAGGCCCCCTGGAATTCTTGCTCCTTCTAACTTGCAGGGCCTTGTAGAATTCCAAGATGTCTCTTTTGCTTATCCTACCAATCCAAAAAAATTTGTTCTCAAG GGAGTGACATTCACTCTGCACCCTGGGAAGGTGACAGCCCTAGTAGGCCCCAATGGAGCTGGGAAAAGCTCAGTGGCCACATTGCTACAAAATCTGTATCAGCCCACAGAAGGTTGTCTGCTGTTGGATGGGGAGCCCTTGTTCCAGTACCAGCACAAGTACTTGCACTCACAG GTGTCTGTGGTTGGGCAGGAGCCTGTGCTGTTCTCAGGGTCAGTGAGGGACAACATTGCTTATGGAGTGGAAAACTGTGGGGATGACGAGGTGAAGGCAGCTGCCCAGGCAGCCCATGCTGATGGATTCATTGCCAACATGGAATGTGGACTGGATACAG ttgttggggagaaggggagccAGTTGTCTGCAGGACAGAAGCAGTGCCTGGCCATCGCTCGGGCCCTGGTGCGGAATCCTCGTGTCCTCATCCTGGATGAGGCCACCAGTGCTCTGGATATGGAGTGTGAGCAAGCG CTTCAGAAGTGTATGCTGCAGGGGAATCGGACAGTGTTGGTGATTGCACATCGCCTGCATACGGTACAGGCTGCTGACCACATCCTAGTGCTGAAGCAGGGGAAGTTGGTGGAGCAGGGGACCCACACTCAGCTCCTGTCACAGAATGGCCTTTATCACCACCTGGTGCATCAATAG